gttattacaaacccagtttaggtaaaatagtagcggaagcaaatagagtttgaaaccaacatttgtcatcattgttcaaatacggtgccagctcatgatcacaatcccacaaaagcataagagagggattaacaagagatgccttgcccAAGGCCCTACTCCTTGTCCATAgtaggacagaagcagttcttacaatagccatgatacatcgtattatctgtaacaatggaaaataaacccagagtataagaaggtactcagctagacttatccgtcataaactaaaaaataaagtgactccaaggattatgcaaggctatgtaagtggagctagcttgacaatattttacataaaaagcttaccaattcaagtatacagttataattcagtcatcaagttaattatagctattcatctctagattagcaactaacctgtgccaaacaagtggtatatcatttagtagcataacaataataaccatagccggtgtagtaattccatgttcatcataaccatcattccataatacacttactacaatgttgggactagccaagtttctcactgtctaggagagacggcgattcgaatcaatttcaacaaactaggaatttattcctaacacaaacccaggcagaccagatcaacggtcacctttggtacaactcaggtccatatttcaCAGGTTTGATCAgcgtcgcacaatcagggacaaacagctgccaggacgtttaggcctggcctacccttaggctcatgtctggctccccgcacatccttactaccatccagagtgtgcactttcaTAGAACAGGGACAGtgctgagttgagctactcggctttacgattggaatgagttatccggccagctaagtgagaggcatgagttcaatctcgatagagtcgccaacaacggtacggtccttaatcggcacagacagaatcatatgagtcaacccacacatagaATCTGCCtggcctccagttacattaccccatggttctgttccatgatagcaaatatagccaaccgtgcttcggtatccacctatatctcgtaggtgacaggaaatcacccgacttctatcggtctaagcatggctaagcaaatattcgatcctaaacctacacagggttaaaggtatatatctggacaaggtagttctatgcatcaagtgttcccAACccactcttataacctaatgcatcaaacataaaagattcaagtgatattttgtaaaatatgggaggcttaaaatgctccagggcttgccttgaataaaagaagttggcctatgATCCAGGCACTCAGGTAGGTCCTTCTAGAGCTACGGCCCGAGGTGCATCCTGTTGTTCCTCCAGCTCTTTGTCGAATTTCAATAGATTTATCCCATCGGACGATCCTCTATgcatgagaaagaaataagatatcatgaatgcatatataatgacatatataatatgatatgatgcgatgaatgcatcctcataagtgttctcaataaggtgatttatttatattcatttactaatttccttagataataaggtgatttatagaGTAAATATTTTCATTGCTTAATAAATTCCAATAAAATTACAAtaggctacacatgaccctaatagtctactgtacaaatttcatgccatttggacaagtatagctacctttacaaaaatgacaagttgcatcagcttattttagcaaaaatagtttagtatagtgaaaagtgtcaagcaacagatttaaaaTGTTTCTTACTTTCCCCCTAGCATTAGAATAATgtataaaaatttgtatgatcatatgttatgtattttttacccaattaatttcactagaatctagcaattaattaagattaaaaaCGAAGACCATATTAAAAATAtgtttactataggtttaatatttttcttagctagagtatgtcaacacaagacaagcaaaattggaatcataattttatcacttaCCTAGCTCAAGtaatgcattttacaagatataaactactttaaaagcacgtATATTGCTCAATtgaattctcctagaaaaataccctaagcagtagatttcatatttttatcaaatactacacttcaagatgaatctaacaaaatttggttcaccccatttggatactcctcgTTCtatatatgaatttttgaagtttgtatttaAATCTGTGAAATTAATTCAAAACccaactaaaccctaaatgctatgTACACCCGGTCTACTACACTCACGGTGGATGACAGCGGGGGCCCGTAGGTCAACCCGTCCCCACATGCCAGTGAGACCGAGGCAGAGGCAGCGGTTGACCGACgaaaagctcgccgacggcgaggttgccggcggtagCGTCACCCCCGATGTGTTCCCTGACCCATTCCGTATCTACGGGTGCCCTTGGTTGGCTCAAAGGCTTGCTAGAGCTAGCTCGACGGTGGCCATGGCAGGCGGCGGCGCTGCGCTTTGGCAAGCTCATCATCTCCGACGATGGCAAGCCAAGGCAAGCACTGCTGAGGCTTCAGGGCTACCTAGTGAAGACCTAGGGTTAGGTGAAGGCAACGGTGGAGCGACGGTGaagcttggccgcgtgcatggcaTGGTGGTGGTGAGAGCACGACGGTGAGCAACCATGTTCCGGTGCCAGTGTGCGGCGTTGGCTCGACGGCCAGTGGCGTGAGCTAGACGTGAGCCTAGGCTAACCCTAATGAGAGAAAAGCATGAGCGAGATGGCTTGGTGGAGCACGGCCACGGCGAGCGCAAGCTCGACGGCGCTCCAGCGAGGGCGCGGCTACGGCgaacttgcccttaggcatttacCTTGGCTCAGGTTAAGGCAATGGGTGGTCagcgaggtggaggtgatggtcgAGCGGTGCACGCGAGGAATCAGACAAtggtgtggtggtggcagtgaGTGAGCTCGGTGAAGGTGCGACGACGACAGCAGCGCTGTGGTTTCGCTTCGGGGAGcgcgagaaagagagagaggaagagagtgagGGCGCAAgtgaaatgaaatgaaacttcatatgctcatgctcatgaatgcttggatgattcttgtgctcatgaaatgcaaatgccaaatgtaATGCTTaatactagggtgttacagcttgGATGGCCTCAAAAGTCAAGGCCGCTGTCGTGAaacccatcccgtagtgggtggggTCATACACCTGTCTCATTTGACCGTATTTGGACGATCGGTCACTGTACTGGCCACCACTGCTTGGTGGTGTTATCTTGTCTTCGCTACATGGCACAGGGATGGCGTCTACCCGGGCTGAGGGGacttgcggggtcagtgcggtGTGCCTATTTTGTTAGAGCGGGCGTGCCTGGCAGAGTTCGATCTCTCCCCGTCCCTCCTAGGGGGTCAGGACAGAGGAGAGGTCGTGTGATGCTGCGCGGCATGCAGTGAAAGCAGAGAGAAGAGGTCGTGGCCAACCCCTACCTTAGTGCTTGGCCTAGGTCCACATAGCTtagctgggcctcggtcgttcgggcTTATACCAACTCATGTACCGTGGGCCGCCCGAGCGGCtgactaatcggtgccttgagatacacggggtatcataaccccgacaaGGAGTCTTTAGGGAATTCTTGTCATAATTTGGATCTAACCTATCTAACACAATTTCAACACACATGCTAGTTTCTAACTTATGTTGTCATCTCAATCATCAACACTAAAAGATATGATCATGGACACATGTCCTTACCATCTCCTAGTTCATATAGGACACTGCATTATTTAGTCATTGTTAGAGAATATTAACTAGATCCCCTTTCCCCATTCCTATAATAGTTCCTATAAAGGATTGAGAAAATATGTTTTATGGTTTTAGGGGACGTGCACCGtagaaaaataacaaatcacatcacCTTTATAtatgggacccacatgttagagGCTCATGTAAAATTCCCCTTTTGTATGTCTTTATCCTCTCCTCTCATTTCTCTCCGTATCTTTCCTCTTGACTCATGCGGAACATGACACAACTTTCTAAGTGGGCCCGATAGTCAGTGGGAGGGGATGGAAGAAACGGGGTTAAGAAAAATTGCTACTTGTTTCCTTTTCTTTGAGGGGTTGAGGAGAGGTTTCGAGGGATTAAGCAAAAATTTTAGCGGATGGGGATCTGTTGGAGCATAtttttctatcttcaatccaCTTTATGATGGGTTATAGGGAGATGAGATTGTATTTATTCAATCTGATAGAGATGCTCTTAGAAGTTAGGGAATACACCTCGTACCCTTCGAGTGGCTGCTTATGTTAAAGTCAAGATGTGTTGTGTTATTTGGTCTGGTCTGAAGTCATGTTTGTCCATCATAATCAAACTTATTAACTAAAATACCGAATCATTTGGGCTTTAGGAGCAAATAATGAAATGGAAGACTAGTTATCAAAAAAGAAACAAATGGAAGACAGCCTATGGCTTGAAGCTCTGAACATCTCTGGAGGCAAGCTTCTGATTCCTAAAGTTGAAGGCAAAGTTTTACCAAATAGGTTGAGACCTAGATTGAGTGTAAGGGTAATAATCAAAGAATCTGTCTATGCATCACACGAGTGTTTTGGAGGCCCAAGACACtcgatattttttcttcacaccttcttcctcctgccgacgTGCTGTCGCCACCCACCGCCCCACCATAGCGTGGTAGGGTCTCACCGGCGCGGTCgtggagctccggcgagaccCTACCACGCTCGTAGTGACCTCCATCTTCTCCTCCCCCCACCGCCGTCATGGTCATGATCGCCCTGCCCTAACCTAGCAcggccgcctcctcctccgcccGCTCCAGTGGCGTCATCGCCGCTTCCGCCTCATCGCCGTCTCTCCCATCCGCACCGTCTGCCTCTCCAAAGATTTCTTCAAAGGCCgctggagatggagaagaagagaaggaggtgccggagagagagagagaggaagagaaaaGAAGAATCGAGTGTTCCACTCGAGTGAGGTGTAGCTTTACCTATAATCAAACAAGCGTAACTTTTGGTACTTCTCAAAAACGGCGCTCTCAGTTTACCCATCACATGCATTTCTGTCTTTATTAAATTGAATTGACTTTAACCAAACAGGGTACACAGACGCTGGCGAGGTCACACTTGCTTTCCACAGCACAAAACGCACAAACACTTGCACTAGCTGCCGTTGCCAGCAGCTAAACACTTGACCTGACTGAAAAGCTACTGCTACTGCATTAACCACGGCTGTGCTCTCCCTCTCCGTTCAACTTAAACTCCGGAGGAGGGAGCGCTCAGTCACGGCCCGGCTGGCCGTGGATGTTTGACCAAGACGAGGTGAGCCTAGGCGTTGCTCCGGAAGGAGCCGTAGCCCCTGGCGCTGGCGCGGAGGACGATCTGGTGGTATAGCGCTGCGATTGCCGCGCCGATGAACGGACCAACCCAGAAGATCCACTGCAGCAAGAACCAACAAAAATGTGTGAATTAGTGCTGCAATCTTGGACAATGTGTGCAGGGACTAGGGAGAGTGATGTGATACCTGGTCGCTCCAAGCCTTGCTGTTGTTGTACACGACGGCGGCACCGAGACTCCTCGCCGGGTTGATCCCTGTGCCGGTGATCGGGATCGTCGCCAGGTGCACCATGAACACAGCAAATCCAATTGGAAGCGGCGCCAACACCTGATGATAATCTCATTCATCAATACAACAACAGGCAATGCAACAGCACAAGTTCTTGCAATGGGCAGGATCACACAGATCAAAGGAGTGTGCAGCAAAACAATTACCGGGACGTGGGAGTCGCGGGCGTTGCGCTTGGGATCGGTGGCGGAGAAGACGGTGTAGACGAGCACGAAGGTGCCGATGATCTCGGCGGCGAGCCCCGTGCCGGTGGAGTACCCGGGACTGACCTCGTTGGCGCCGCCGCCGTAGCGCGCGTAGAATCCGCTCTGAAATCCCTTGACGAGCGCGACGCCGCAGATGGCGCCGAGGCTCTGCGCGGCCATGTACAGCAGCGCGCGCACCAGGGACACCTTCCGGGCCAGGAAGAGGCCGAACGTGACGGCTGGGTTGATGTGGCCACCGGAGATACCGGCGGTGCAGTAGACGAGGATGAAGATCATGCCGCCGAACGCCCACGCGATGCCGAGGATGCCCACGCCGCCGCACGCCGCGTCCGTCCCCGACGCCGTCGCGTCCGTCTGGTGCTTGTACCCAATCACGGTGGCCACGGTGATGTAGAGGAACAGCAGCGTGGCCACGAACTCGGCGATCACGGCGCGGTACAGGGACCACTTGCCGAGCTCGTCGATGTCAATCAGCGGTGCCGGCGGAGGGTCCGCGTAGTCACGGACACCGCCGGCCTCCAGAGTGGACACGTCCACCTCCTTGCCCATCTGACTGAGCTGCTTCACAAGCTTTTGAGTTATGAGCTAGTAGCTTGCAAGAGAGCAAGAGGTGGTTGAGAAGCTGTGATTGCTTGCTTGTGTTGTTATTTTAGGGCTGTCATGGAGGGTATTTATAGGGGTTTATGTAGGAGGACATCCATGAAGGTTTAAGCTGTGTAATGCATttaaaaaaaatggaattttttgGTGCTCATGGCCTCATGGGTAGATGTTCTGCGTGGGGCAGAGAAGGTTTCCATGTGCATGGCTTGCAAGTTCATACTTCCCGCTGGACATGTCATCATTGAGGTAAGGACCCATCTCAAAACTCATTGTTTGAGATTAATGAATCTCTCATTTTTGTTTTCCCACAACTTTCTATAAAATATAGCAGGAATTTGGATTTTACTGTATAGTAGAGGGAAAGCATTCTCATATTGATAGCTCACCTTTACTATGAAACTCTAATGCCCCATTTGGAATGTAATATTATTGTTTTCTTTTACATGATGTACATGGGATTCTGCAGTATTTTACATTTATTTGAAAAATGTTAAGGCCTTGTTTTGATGTTGCcggattcacctcaatccacgtGTGTTGGAGTAGATGGAATCCACCCCATCACACGTGGATTGATGTGAATCCGACTACATTCAAACAAGGCTTAAGTAgcttatatatatgcagattacCAATTCAATATAACAAGCAGACATGATTTAGATTCTGAAAAAACAGAGCACTCGATCAGAATACTAAACATACCATACAGAATGCAAAATCCAATAATGGTGTGTTTTAAATAAATATAAGAGTAGTATTCCATTGTTAGGTTGTGCACTCTTGTAACTATGCTGAATTTTCACTGTTTCTCAGTTCTGGATATTATGTTTCTGACCCTTGTACCCACGGCCAAACCATTGTTACACTGAAGAATTCAGGCCAAACAATTTGGACTCTGCGTACCCACGGCCACGAAATTATTCAGGTACAGTAAGTACCAAAGAATGCTATAGATCCGCTACTGGTTCACTTTACAAAATGCATGCTACGATTTCAAGCTCGAATGCACATGTGTTTTAATTCTTTCTCACTAACCTAAACCTTTTTTTTTTCGTTTACCCACAATTATTGTATCCCGGTCAAACATTAGCTTCAGTTAGCATGGGCAACCAATAGTATCAGGACTTGCTAAAATAAGCGCCTGAATTTTAGTTTTTTCAGTCGGTGTTTATtgtatatattttatattaaaacTGTAATTTTAGTTCGTTGCAATTTCTGTATGCATAATCAGCAATTTTTTGTTCTGAGAATAAAAAATCTGTTAGACAAAAGCACAAACCGGACAAATCTAATTTGTGTTGACACAAAGAAAATTAACAACTTACAATTGTTTCTATAGCCAGACGAGGACAAAAATTTGATGTGTTAGACAAAAGATAAATAATAAATCATAAAAGTAACAATTTACGTGAGTGGTACAAGAGTGTGGCTtgaaatcatcttaaaattcGAGCACCTGAATATATAGGAGAATATGGCTCAGCAGCAATGTACTCATTTCATACTTTCTGCAGCAAGGCCAACATAATTTGTACTACTTAATCTATAATTCTATATGTATGGTCGTATTTATTATTCAAGAATATCCCTCCCATATTTTCCATGCCTTTCTCGATCTCTTGCGTTTTTTTCATAATGATGGATAAGGTTTTGGCATCCtaacaacaaaataaacaaataaagaaGCAGTTAGTAGTTCCCTTATAATTGATCGATCAGCTCGCTCCGACCTGATAAATGGACCAGTCACCAGAACAAAAAAAAATAAGTACTAAAAGGAAGCATGATTGCTTGTTTTTTTGGCGCATAGAGCCGCCCTGCACCGACCTCCACTCCCACCCTCACACTCACACTGACGACATCAAACTAGCTCATCCATCTCCATCCCGGCCCCCGTGGCCCACCACCAGCGCCATTTCGGCTCATCCTGTGGCCAGGGCTGCCTCGCCCTGCAGCCTCCCGATGGAATACACAGAATTAGGTCACAATCACTGTCTCACAGACAGAGTAAAGTAAACAAAGACAGAGAAAAGCTTAGCCACACTAGCTAGCTAATGACACTGATCAACGTTGGGCAGTGCTGTCGATCGTACGTATTTGTGCCGGTGGTTGAATCCCGTCCACGAAAGTGATCACGCCGGCCGGACAAAACAAAAACGCTTGATGAATCGTCACCACTATATATAATGAATAATGCACTTGTACTGGAAAATGGATCATGTCATGGTCTTGGTGCCAATATGGTACTagagtgtgtgtatatatatatagtattataCGTGTGTGTGGCTACGGATTCTTGATTTCTTGTCAGGAAATGTTTGGCCGAAGTAGCTAGATCCATGACGATCGAGTTTGTGGGGTGAAAAAGGCGTGCCTGCGTGCGCCGACCAAAAGGATGAGAATCTGAGGCGAATTCACATGACATGACCGGCAACTGAACAAAAGTTGCAGCGAGTCCTATATCCAACGGCTCGTC
Above is a genomic segment from Miscanthus floridulus cultivar M001 chromosome 3, ASM1932011v1, whole genome shotgun sequence containing:
- the LOC136541710 gene encoding aquaporin PIP2-6 — protein: MGKEVDVSTLEAGGVRDYADPPPAPLIDIDELGKWSLYRAVIAEFVATLLFLYITVATVIGYKHQTDATASGTDAACGGVGILGIAWAFGGMIFILVYCTAGISGGHINPAVTFGLFLARKVSLVRALLYMAAQSLGAICGVALVKGFQSGFYARYGGGANEVSPGYSTGTGLAAEIIGTFVLVYTVFSATDPKRNARDSHVPVLAPLPIGFAVFMVHLATIPITGTGINPARSLGAAVVYNNSKAWSDQWIFWVGPFIGAAIAALYHQIVLRASARGYGSFRSNA